A stretch of Castanea sativa cultivar Marrone di Chiusa Pesio chromosome 2, ASM4071231v1 DNA encodes these proteins:
- the LOC142624611 gene encoding WD40 repeat-containing protein HOS15, whose translation MNSITSVELNYLVFRYLQESGFTHAAFALGYEAGINKCPIDGNLVPPGSLITFVQKGLQYLEMEANLSNSDTDLVEDFSFLQPLDLITKDVYELRKIINEKRKNLQKDRDKDKELDREHEGERARIRDKERHEREKEREKDKERAEKEKERAEKDKEREKQHEDHTDREMVTDVEDKVIVKPEDNGVFAGPEPMDISTDLTSQACEIPSSDVTILEGHTSEVCACAWSPTGSLLASGSGDSTARIWTIVDGSSRSTSNGPLNVLVLKHVKGRTNEKSKDVTTLDWNGDGTLLATGSYDGQARIWSTNGELRSTLSKHKGPIFSLKWNKKGDYLLTGSCDKTAIVWDVKAEEWKQQFEFHAGPTLDVDWRNNVSFATSSTDNMIYVCKIGENRPIKTFAGHQGEVNCVKWDPTGSLLASCSDDITAKIWSMKQEKFVHDLKDHAKEIYTIRWSPTGPGTSNPNHQLLLASASFDSTVKLWDVELGKLLYSLNGHRDPVYSVAFSPNGEYLASGSLDKSMHIWSLKENKIVKTYTGNGGIFEVCWNKEGDKIAACFANNTVCVLDFRM comes from the exons ATGAACTCCATCACTTCCGTCGAATTGAATTACCTCGTCTTTCGTTACCTTCAAGAATCAG GATTCACACATGCAGCATTTGCTTTAGGATATGAGGCGGGTATCAACAAGTGCCCTATTGATGGCAATTTGGTTCCACCTGGTTCTCTTATAACATTTGTACAAAAAGGACTTCAGTACTTGGAGATGGAAGCAAACTTGAGTAAT AGTGACACAGACTTGGTTGAAGATTTCTCATTCTTACAACCTTTGGATCTTATCACAAAGGATGTCTATGAACTGCGGAAAATCATaaatgaaaaaaggaaaaatctacaGAAGGAtagagataaagataaagagcTCGACAGGGAACATGAAGGAGAACGTGCACGGATAAGAGATAAAGAAAGACATGAAAGGGAGAAAGAACGTGAAAAGGATAAAGAGAGGgcagaaaaggaaaaggagagGGCAGAAAAGGATAAGGAGCGAGAAAAGCAACACGAGGATCACACTGACAGAGAAATGGTTACAGATGTTGAGGATAAAGTTATTGTAAAACCTGAAGATAATGGTGTATTTGCAG GACCAGAACCAATGGATATCTCTACAGACTTGACTTCTCAGGCATGTGAAATTCCCAGTTCTGATGTGACAATTTTGGAAGGACATACTTCAGAG GTATGTGCTTGTGCATGGAGTCCAACCGGTTCTCTTCTTGCATCAGG ATCCGGAGATTCAACAGCTCGTATATGGACAATAGTGGATGGTAGCTCGAGATCTACTTCTAATGGTCCTTTGAACGTGCTGGTGCTGAAACATGTTAAGGGTAGAACAAATGAGAAGAGTAAAGATGTCACCACACTTGATTGGAAT GGTGATGGAACACTACTTGCAACAGGTTCGTATGATGGGCAAGCAAGAATTTGGAGTACAAATG GTGAATTAAGGAGTACTCTAAGCAAACATAAAGGACCCATATTCTCTCTAAAGTGGAACAAGAAGGGTGATTATCTTCTTACAGGCAGCTGTGATAAAACTGCAATTGTATGGGATGTGAAGGCAGAGGAATGGAAACAACAATTTGAATTTCATGCAG GTCCAACACTTGATGTCGACTGGCGCAACAATGTTTCATTTGCAACAAGTTCCACAGACAATATGATATATGTTTGCAAGATTGGAGAAAACCGCCCTATCAAAACTTTTGCTGGGCATCAG GGTGAAGTTAACTGTGTCAAATGGGATCCAACAGGTTCTTTGTTGGCCTCGTGCTCTGATGATATCACCGCAAAG ATATGGAGTATGAAGCAGGAAAAGTTTGTTCATGACTTAAAGGATCATGCTAAG GAGATATATACTATTAGATGGAGTCCCACTGGACCTGGTACAAGCAATCCTAATCATCAGTTATTGTTGGCAAG TGCATCGTTTGACTCAACAGTGAAGCTATGGGACGTGGAACTTGGGAAACTTCTATACAGCTTAAATGGACACAG GGATCCTGTATATTCTGTTGCATTTAGCCCAAATGGTGAGTATTTGGCCAGTGGATCTCTTGATAAATCCATGCACATCTGGTCATTGAAGGAAAACAAGATTGTCAAAACTTATACAGGCAATGGGGGCATATTTGAAGTTTGCTGGAACAAGGAAGGTGACAAAATTGCTGCATGTTTTGCCAACAATACAGTTTGTGTTTTGGATTTCAGAATGTAA
- the LOC142626149 gene encoding protein NONRESPONDING TO OXYLIPINS 2, mitochondrial-like, translating to MAGRCGSLSRSLLSTARTSIRSSSSSSTSLPRLRRSLPQRLHSRPPLLSSTRTMGELGCAQSLMPLHSAVAAARLTSHISIEARAFCELSQGT from the exons ATGGCTGGGCGCTGTGGATCGCTGTCGAGGTCTCTGCTCTCCACCGCCAGAACATCAATCCGatcatcttcttcctcctcAACCTCCCTCCCCCGCCTCCGCCGTTCGCTTCCACAACGCCTCCACTCTCGCCCACCCCTCTTATCCTCCACCAG GACTATGGGAGAGCTAGGGTGCGCCCAATCGCTGATGCCACTGCACAGCGCAGTCGCTGCGGCTCGACTCACTTCCCACATTTCCATCGAAGCCCGTGCTTTCTGCGAGTTGTCTCAGG GTACTTAA